A stretch of the Argentina anserina chromosome 6, drPotAnse1.1, whole genome shotgun sequence genome encodes the following:
- the LOC126797321 gene encoding uncharacterized protein LOC126797321: MDISSLCGKSVLENVGCSLGLQCSANQTQHPSSSFCRDLVAALDESLNLREVGEKSLNGGGVGKESSAVKADGDVGRGCSRGDVGGVEKGNMCANGEGREGKCKPKCLNKCATFPSSQVLPPDGSSDREVEEPETALLWLFGEEHTIQGYSRSVSLPSPLKLLSAMKGSREKEGLSTEKLTVKWAPDVYDPPVTLMSHTVNRNKQQKTRNKKNWKRDGKKGQRSNNSRGKDKKQYRKGGASERSHRSLDSHEMITETNDEYGDLVGNREPHSYCGSSFLKDSLTNMHYPVAEAL, translated from the exons ATGGACATTAGTTCTCTTTGTGGTAAGTCGGTGTTGGAAAATGTAGGCTGCTCTCTGGGTTTGCAGTGCTCCGCGAACCAAACGCAACATCCGAGCAGCTCTTTCTGCCGGGATTTGGTTGCTGCTCTTGACGAGTCTTTGAATCTCAGAGAAGTTGGGGAAAAGTCGTTGAATGGCGGAGGTGTTGGAAAAGAGTCCTCTGCTGTTAAAGCTGATGGAGATGTGGGACGTGGTTGTAGTAGGGGTGATGTTGGAGGTGTGGAGAAGGGTAACATGTGCGCAAATGGGGAAGGACGTGAGGGGAAATGCAAGCCCAAGTGCCTGAACAAGTGTGCAACCTTTCCTAGTAGTCAGGTGCTGCCTCCTGATGGTTCCTCAGATAGGGAAGTGGAGGAACCTGAAACAGCTCTGCTGTGGCTATTTGGGGAGGAACATACTATCCAAGGATACTCACGCTCGGTGTCCTTGCCC TCTCCTTTGAAGCTTCTTTCTGCAATGAAAGGCagtagagagaaagagggttTATCTACTGAAAAGCTCACTGTTAAATGGGCCCCTGATGTATATGATCCCCCAGTTACCTTGATGTCGCACACTGTTAATAGAAACAAACAGCAGAAGACtagaaacaagaaaaattgGAAGAGAGATGGAAAGAAGGGGCAAAGGAGCAACAATTCACGAGGAAAGGACAAGAAGCAATATCGCAAAGGTGGGGCATCTGAGAGGAGTCACAGGTCCCTGGATTCCCATGAAATGATAACTGAAACTAACGATGAATATGGTGACCTTGTTGGCAACCGAGAGCCACATTCTTATTGTGGGAGTTCCTTCTTGAAAGATTCCCTTACCAACATGCATTATCCAGTTGCGGAGGCCTTGTGA